Genomic segment of Panicum virgatum strain AP13 chromosome 9N, P.virgatum_v5, whole genome shotgun sequence:
TCCACAGAAGATACATCAGAAGATGCTGATGATGAACAACAAGGTGCAATAGAAACTGGAACTGGCTTGGGTGATGGGGATGGTGGAAAGAGTGTAAGCTCTAAAATAGATGATCCATCACAAATTGAGGACATGGCGACGGTTAGTGTTTTTAAGTATTTATACTTCTAATTGTAACAATTTCAGTATGCTTCTCATTGCCGCAAACCTTCCTGATGTTGAGCAGGATGTTGCGCAAAAGCCAGATCAAACTCCTAAAAATGATGATGAAGCAGTTGAAATGAAAGAGGACTTTCATGCAGAATTATCTGATGTTTCTGAGGATCCTGAGGGCAAGCACTCCGGTAGTGAAGATGACGAGGAAGACATGAACTTGGATAGTCAGATGGGTGATACTGGTGATTCAAGTGAAGTGGTTGGCAAGAAATCCTGGGACaaggatgaagatgatgatccTAAGACATCAACCAAGAAATACGATTCTGGTTCATCAGTCAAAGGGACAGAGAAGAATGATAAGGAATTGAGAGCTAAGGATGATGGTTCTGTTGAGGAGGAAGATCATATGGAAATGGATAATAATGAGCAAGGAAAAAGTAATGATTTCGAAGATGAACCCATTACCAATGAGGAAACTGATCTGAATACTGAGGAAGTCATGGACAAAGCAGATGCATATGATGACCGAACAGGACCCGAAATCCCTGAACCAGACAATGATTCCAAGGATATTGACATGGAGAGACAAGAACCTGATGAGGACGATGTTGACCATGAAGACATTGGTTCAGAAGAGGTGGAGCAAGGAGACCAGAGGTCAGATGATTCAGATGATATGGAGTTAGAGGATATGGCACAACATGGTGATAGTGGAGTAGACAATGAAGGGGATCATGTTGAAGATGCAAACACAGAACCAAGCAACATAGATAAACAACAGTTGGATAAGATTGACTCACTTAAGCATCCTTCACAAGGCCAGCCTGAGAATATGCAAGTAGATAACAACAGAGAATTTGAAGCAAATTTGGCCAACAGCAGCGATATGAATGGTGCAGTTGCTCCTTCAGTTAATTTTTCAGGAAATGAAGTGCCCAATATGGAAATATCTCTGCCAAATTCTGGTGATGATTCAAGATTATCCAACTCCAAGCCTGATGTGCAAAATGATGCTCCACAATCACACATCAAGCAGGCAAATCCTTTCAGGAGTATTGGAGATGCAATGGAAGACTGGAAAGAACGAGCTAGAGTCTCAGCTGATACCCAGGATCATCCACCAGACTCTGGTCATCatagtgatgatgagaatgcTACACAGTTTCGCTATGTCCCTGAGGGTGAGCAGAGCACTTCTCAGGCATTGGGTGCTGCAACAGCTGATCAGATCAGTGATGATACTCAAATCAAACAATCTTTCATGGAAGATGAAAGCCATGTTAAGAAATTAGAACAAAGTGAGGAGAGAACACCAGATAACCCTGAGGTGCCTCATATTCAAGCTTCACAGGCACTTACTGAAAATGTAAACGAATTAGAGGACCCAGAGATTCAAACCGATACACCCATTCAAGATTTAGTTGAAGTCGGAAAATATAGCTCTTTCCAAAATCTTGTTTCCTTCAAACGATCCCTAGCAGATGACAAAATAGCTCCTAATGACCTAACTGTTGACATGGAATTGTCTACTCAGATGGATCTGGACATACCTGATGGAGAAACGGAAAGGGCTATTGTAGACTGGAAAAATCTCGAACTGGCGACTTTGAAATTGTCCCAGGAACTAGCTGAGCAATTGCGACTGGTCATGGAACCAACTCTTGCAAGTAAGCTTCAAGGGGATTATAGAACTGGAAAGAGAATAAACATGAAGAAGGTACTTTATTTCCAATGACTTATGAATGTTTTCCTTTCcactcaaaagtgaatttcaCTTATATGATGTGACACTGCTGTTACTTTTTCAGGTTATTCCATATATTGCAAGTCATTTCCGGAGGGACAAGATATGGTTGCGGCGAACTAAACCGAATAAAAGGAATTACCAAGTGGTTATTGCCGTTGATGATTCACGAAGTATGTCTGAGGGCAAATGTGGAAAAGTTGCTATTGAGGCATTAGTCACGGTGTGCCGTGCTATGTCTCAGCTTGAGGTTGGACAGTTTGCAGTTGCAAGTTTTGGAAAGAAAGGGAATGTTAGAGTTTTACATGATTTTGATCAGATATTCAATAGTGAAGCTGGAGTCAATGTAAGTCGCGAACCTGACATTATGTTCCCTAACCTTTTATTTTGGAACTTACACAACTGATCTTGTCTTTCCTGCTCTCTGGTTACAGATGATCTCTAGTTTGTCCTTTGAGCAAGATAACAAAATTGAGGACCAACCAGTTTCTGATCTCTTGACGCATCTAAACACAATGCTTGATACCGCCGTGGCAAGGGCACGGACACCATCAGGGCAAAATCCACTGCAGCAACTGGTACTAATCATATCCGATGGCAAGTTCCATGAAAAGGTAACTATTTTTGTCTCCATTTTTGCCTGTAGCTCCAAGACCCACCTACCCCTACGGTTCTAAAGTGAGCTTTCTAGCAGGAAAACTTGAGGCGCCATGTCAGAGACGTGCTAAACCGAAAGAGGATGGTGGCGTATGTGCTCCTGGATAGCCCTGAGGATTCTATTATGAATCTCCAGGAAGCATGCTTTAAAGCAGGGGAGGaactaaaattaaaaaaatacatgGATTCCTTTCCGTTCCCTTACTATGTTATGCTACAGAACATCGAAGCGCTTCCTCGCACATTGGCTGACCTGCTTAGACAGGTAAGAAGTACTCGTAGCATTTTAGCTCTTTTGATTTACTATTAGCAAGTAGATGCCCTACTcatgtaaatttttttctgCTGCGCAGTGGTTCGAGCTTATGCAGAGTGCTAACGAGTGATCCTTTTTGGGACCTGTACTAACAAATTTTGTAGTTGGGTGCCCTCTGCCTGGCTGTACTGCAAATTGTGGGTGTTGGGATTCACAAGCATGGACCTTTTTTTATTGTTGCTTCGGTTTAGCAATTCTTTGATTTCAGGCCGGATTGTGTAAAAAGTATACCACAGTCCCTTGTCAATCGTTTGAGAGATGTCAAATAGAATATCTTTTTcattaaaaaatataatattctTGCGCACGTGCTATCGTGTTATGCATGGTACTCCTTGGAAGTTGCAACCTAGATTTCGGGTGCTGAATCATGCTAAACTGTTGCAGGACGTCGAATTTGATCTTCATCCTCCCCTGTCGTCCTGTTCATTGTTGGAGAGTTTTTACCTATCCCTTCAGAGTAGCAGCTGAAGTTGTAGTAGAATTTTCGTATCAGGATTCAGGAATCAGTTACATACTGAAATAGTGAATCTAGCCGCTACGGTTTGGTTTCTGCCTCGTACGAAACCAGAACTTCGCGGGACGCGCGGGAGGAATGCGAGCGAGAGGAACAAAGGGAGAGCAGCTCGTACTCCGCATCACCGGCGCGCTGTCGCCCGAGAGGTGACGGGTAGGAAGGAAGATGAGGAGAAGGCCGGGGGCAAAAATACGTCCCTCCAGGGTTAACAATTTCTTTTTTACTGTTCcgaattttgtttttttgaccaaagtttgactttcatatttttgaatttgaaaccgAAATCACCCACTTTTCGGACTGAAATTCGCTTCCCGGTGTAATCCGAAAACGAAAAATTTCACCGAAATTCGGTGAAATCCcgccgaaattgttaaccctgcGTCCCTCTCGTTTCCATGAGCTGCTCTCCCTTCGGCAAAAAGAAGGCAGGGGCAAAAGTGCCCTTTTCCATGAgctggaaaaggaaaaaaatgaatggATTTATACCTTCTAAATCTGAAATGAGGAGGAAGAATAGTGCTGGGCAACCGATGTTCAAAATCCCGCGCCCTGCATGATCTCCATCGAAGGCCTCTACGATCCTCTCTTTCCATCTTCCATCAAACGCAGCAAGATATTTTCCATATTACGGTGATACGGGTAATTACAATTTACAgctaatctctctctctctctctctctctctctctctctctctctctctctctctctctctctctcacacacacacacacacacacacacacacacacacacacacacacacacacacacacacaaatcaGAACTCTACAGCCCTGCCATTGCCCCGTCGCCCCATGCACCGAGTCCACAACCACTGCCGGCGCCAGTAACCCGTAAGATTCTTTCGACGTCTCTAGTTTGCGTAGATGCATTGCGTCAATCATTTCTGGGGCATGGGCGTCGCCGGTGCCATCGCCGTGGCGTGCGGCGCGATGGCTGCCGTAGCCACGGCCGCGGCGTTCCTCGCCACGCTGAGGGCGctgcggcggtcggcggcgcgggaggcggcgctgcgggccaGCCTCGTCAGGCACCGGGAGGCGCTGCAGCAGGCGGAGCGGAAGAGCCTCAACAAGACCGGCGCGTTCGCCGGCGCCAGCCACGACATCAGGTCGGCGCTGGCGGCGATCGCGGGGCTGGTGGACGTGTCCCGGGCCGAGGCCCGGGCGCACCCGCAGATCACGCGCAACCTCGACCAGATGGATGCCTGCACGAAGAAACTGCTCGGTGAGCAGGAACTTCTCATTCTTTCAACGAgaaatttggatttttgacacTCTGTTTTTTTTCGCGGCCCTGGCTGACCACgtttttttcattaagaggaaaagAAGCAAAGTACACTGTGTTGATTGGGCTTCGCGACTTTCAATGTTGATTTCAACTGCTATTTGTAGATAGATGTTCATCTGTTCGGATCTTCACTTTTCACCAGCTAAAAATATATTACTCACTTCATAATCAGTACGTGGAATCCTCAACGCTGCAATGTAATTTGTGCAGGGATACTTAACTCGATACTAGACACAAGCAAGGTTGAATCAGGAAAGATGCAGCTAGACGAGGTCGAGTTCAACCTAGCAGACGTTTTGGAAGAATCCATGGACATGATCAACATTGTAGGCATCAGCAAAGGGCTTGAGGTGGTCTGGGATCCCTGCGACTGCGATCTGTCCATCCTCAAATGTGGGAATGTGACAGGGGACTGCAGGAGACTCAAGCAGATCCTGGATAACATACTCGGCAATTCTGTGAAGTTCACTCAAGAAGGGCATGTCATTCTCCGTGCTTGGGCAAACAGGCCTATCACAAGAAGCCCAGTCAGTGTTCCTTCCAGATTTGGCTGTTCAAGAACCGGTGCCAATTTCTTATGTTTGTTCAAAACCAGAGAACGTGACGCTGATTGTCACTCGTTCAGTTTGGTCCAAAATGACCCCAATTCGATTGAGTTGTACTTTGAAGTGGATGATACTGGCATTGGGATCCCAaaggaaaagagagagttgGTGTTTGAGGACTATGTCCAAGTTAAAGAAGGGCAAGGAGGAACCGGCCTGGGCCTTGGAATCGTTCAATCCTTTGTAAGTTCTATTTTCCCTGCTGAAATTTTTCATGTTTCAGATGTTTTTGACGATTAGATATACCGTTCTTCTCTTATGAAGTTACTGCATTTTACCTGACATATACTGTCAATAACAGGTTCGTCTGATGGGAGGTGAGATTAGCATCAAGGACAAAGAGCCTGGTGAAACTGGAACCTGTGTTGGCTTCAATGTGTTCATGAAGATGGGTGGAATCCATGAGCAACATGACATAGAAGAAGGCAGTTCGATCCCTTCAACAGAAACAAGCGAAAGCCGCATCCGAGCCTCAGCCTTCAGAGAAGCTAGTAGCTTTGACGGTGTCCACTGCGTGCTTCTtgttcatggtgatgaaacgcGAAGAATCCTGCGATCTTGGATGGAGAACCTTGGGATTCAAGTCTGCCTAGTCCCACAGCTCGAGTTCCTTGCTTCTGCTGTTGACAATTTGTGCCGTGTTAACACTTCTCCTGCAAGGACATCATCAGACAGTTTTGAATGCCGCACGGACTACTGTTTCAGGCCCAGAGATACGGTTACCCAAATACTGCCCATCTCACTGAACAATAGCAATAGCATCCAAAGAGGCACGTTTGGAGGAGTACTAGTTGTCATTGACGCTCACTATGGAAAACTGGAGGACATGTGCCCAGGGATGAACTTCGTAGAAACCAAAAATCGAATTCCATGCAAAGTTGTTTGTCTCGCAGATGCGAACACCTCTTCTAGTGACTTGAGGAGGTTCAGGCACAGTTCATGCTGCGACCTTGTCCTGCAAAAGCCAATCCACGGGTCCCGGTTGCAGGCCCTCCTCAAGACCCTGAGGGACCTCCGGATGCCGCACGCCCAACACCCACCTCATGCTAGTCCTGACGGCAACACTGGCACCAGCACTCCAGGCAGAGGATCATCAGGAGCAGCTGGCGCTTCCGCCATGGCTGCGCATTCGGGTCCAGAATCAGAACCAAGAGCCGAGGACGATAAGCCATTGACTGGAACGCGCGTGCTGTTAGTGGAGGACACACTGACTTTGCAGACGATTGGGAAGAAGATACTGCACCAGCTAGGAGCCACTGTCGAAGTGGAAGAGGATGGAGCCAAGGCCGTCAGCATGTTCGGAGCTGCTCTTGAGCAGGCAGCTGCTGGCCCGGAAACGGATCCAGCGCCCACTCCCTACGATGTCATCCTCATGGATTGCCAGGTCAGTTAGGTCCATTTCTCTTTACCTGTGAATTGCCAGTACTAGAGCACTTCTCTTTCTCTGTGTGAACTGCCATCAGATCACCTGCTGATCACCATGTTTTCCGTTGAGATGTTCACTGATTACTACCGGGACTTGTTCTTTCTTTGACGCCAGATGCCCGTGATGGACGGCTACGAGGCGACGGGGCGCATCCGCGAGGCGGAGAGCCGCCGCGGGATCCGCACCCCGATCATCGCCCTGACCGCgcacgccgtggaggaggaggcgcgcagGACCATCCTCGCCGGGATGGACCTCCACCTGACCAAGCCCATGGAGCGGAGGATCATAGCGGAAGCCATCCGCCGCGTGCGCGGAGGCCAGGGATGACGACGACGCTGGCACGctgccttcgccgccgccgtgccgttgCATCGATCGATCAGAGGTTGGTGCCGCTGCGTGCCCGGTGGCCACACCACGCGTGACGGTTGAATGCTCTGTAGCGGCAACGGCATTGCAGcgaccttttttatttttggctCCTCGTTACAGACTCTGCGATCAGAGAGTTCGAAGGTTTTGGTACACTTGGTAGCGTGATCAACTAAAGTTCACGGCACGGCCGGAGTTATGGACTTAATCGGGGGAAGCTTTTTCCTGTCCCTGAAAAATTGTTCGCATTGCACGGAGGGGGAATGGGACGTGACAGGTTCAAACCTTGTCTGAATATGCTGCTCCTGCTGGGCAATCATTGAGATCTGGGGCGAATTATTCAGACCTGTCGAGTCAGTATGGGCTTGTTTGGTTGCAGCCTGGCAGGCAGCTTGCCCCCCAGGCAGCTTCATCCAGCCCCACGCTGAGGAAATCGATGGGCTGGATATGTTGCCTGGCTCAGGCAGCTACTCCAAGACTCCATCCAAATAAGCCTGCGGAGAGATCAAGATGAAAGAATTTAAGTACGAGGCTGATGGCGCTCCTCTTCCTCTCAAATGATTGGTAGAGAAGGGGAGGCTTGAAATCCTCTAAAATTTATAAAGAATAAGCGGGGACGAGTTCATTTGTATGGTATTACaccttagggtgtgtttagttcattttgtaaaaacttgtaaagatgtaaacagggcatttgaagtattaaatgaagtctatttgcaaaactttttgcatagatgggttgtaaatcgcgagacgaatctaatgatgctaattaatccatgtttaattaataattagcggatggttactgtagcatcactgttgcaacatggattaagtaggctcattagattcgtctcgcgatttacagtccatccatgcaaaaagttttgtaaatagacttcatttagtgcttcaaattagcaagattctgtttcactttaatgcgtttacggcttttttgtgtttacatgtaaagatctaaacagggccttactaTGCCTTATGGTAATTGTACTATGCGAATTTAGTATGACATGACATCTTATTTTACAGACTCATGATAGGTACAACAAAATATCGAAAATTAATCCATGAGTCGATGGGTGTGAATTTAATTCCGATCTCTTGTTTTACCTATTACGAGTCTATATTATTGCAATTAGTTCCTAATCCGAAATAAATCTCGATTTTTTATTATACTTATGATGAGTTTATTTTGTTGTAATTAGTTCCCGGTTCGAAATAAATTGGGGGTGTGGGttgggggtgggggagggggcggtTCACGATTTGATCTGGCGGTACTATGCATCGTTGTCAATTGTCATTGACCCCCAGCAGGACCAGCCTACCGTGCCACGAACTACATGAGCAAAGCAGATTTCCATGATCACATTTAAGACTCAATCAGGTGCGGTCATCATGCTTGTTGTTATCTCGTGTGAAGCGAGCGAGCGCACCGTGCGTTGATTATTGTCCTCTAAAGATGATGGCAGCTGCCGATCTTGTAATCCCACTCGCCATTACAACAAAAACGTTAGGCGCGCTTATCAGTTAACCTTACCCGTAAAAAAAAACGGCCGTCGACGGGGATAGCAATGGTGACGTTTATTTCTTTCTTCTGATCTTGGACTAATTGAAAGATATTTTTTCCTCAACTTTGGAAACATCGAACGTTAAACATGTGCAGCTGCCGGATAGATTCTGCGAACTTCGACCGGGGGACCCTTTTCCACTTTGGATAAATAAATCCACGAGATTTCAGTCGCTGCTGCCGGCCTAGGCTGCTCCTCGAATCGATAGCCGAACCGTGTGCCTGTCTGTCATcccgtgggccgccgccgccgccgcccacccgccCATCATCACCTTGCATGATTACGAGTAAATTATTGCCAGCATTCTCTCTCCGCCGCGGAAGCCAAGCCACCTTCGACGCGCTCCTCCAGTTCAACCTCAACCCGGCCGCAGCTGTGCATTAGCTTTCCCCAGCCCACACCATGGGTCGGTGAGCGAGTCCATATCAGCAAGCAGGTCGCGTGCGTGCACGAGGGGAGGGAGGGCTGTACATTTTCCCGGTCCGAAACGCAAGCCGTGCCCGGGCGGGCCGTCCTATAAAACGTCTGCTCGGCCGGGCGGGCGGGAGCGTCTCCCGGAGCCCACCGGCCTTCCGTTCCGgctcctcgccaccgccgcggggGAAGGAACTAGGAACCAGACCGGCGCCGGCGAAGCGCGTCCGGATGGCGGAGGAGCGGCACGGGTAAGCGAGCAAGCAGAGGCGATGGATTCCATTCCATGGATCCATCGAGAAGAAGAGCATTTTTGTTGCAGATCAAGTGCTAGTAAAGTAACCTCGTCTGCTCTGTTTTCTTCCGGGGGCCGAAGCTGCGAGCATTACAGGCGAGGGTGCCGGGTCGTGGCGCCCTGCTGCGGCGAGGTCTTCGGCTGCCGCCATTGCCACAACGACGCCAAGGTCCGTCCCTTTCGAGCGGTCGATTTCGATCGTTTCCCCTCCTTTCCCCAGTCTGCATCCGTCCGTGCTTCTTCCGCCGCTTTGGCTTCGGATaagatttttttcaaaaaaaaaaagcctctGAGACATTGGGATTCTTTGCTCCGTGCCGCAGAACTCGCTCGAGGCCGACCCGCGCGACCGCCACGAGATCCCTCGTCACGAAATAAACAAGGTCGGTGCTCCTTCGCTAATCTTGTGCTTCAGTTTTCACCATTTATTCAGTTGCTCTGTCTTCCTTTTTCCTCAAGTTCTTCTGAATTTAGGCTTATATTTTTGGGATGAGGGAGCATCCATTTGCTCTGTCTTTCCTTTTTTGAAGTTGGTCTGAATTTAGGCCTCACAATGCACATCACGCTTCTTTCCTCTTTGGGAAATCAAACGCTTCTTGTCCAATGCCAATATCCAAATAAGAAACCGTTTCCCTTTCGATCTCTAATGAAGCCCGTCCTCAGATCCTTTTCCTCCCCTTTTCTTCAGATAAGGTTGGTTAGCACAGTAGCTTGGTGATATCTCCATGGATCCCAAGATTTTTCTCACCCATTTCTCAGATAAGGCCACTTCTGCTCTAGGGAATCGTTCCTTCTTGATATTTTTGGACACTTCTGCTGCAACCGCTAGTGGCCGGCGGGCACTGTGGTCCACAAGATTTTTTAAGCCCATGCATAGTGCCATTCCAAGGAAGGCGGCTGGGACCGGGAGATATGATATGTAGTgaaaaaggagaaggaaagGATGGGAGATAGGATGGCATATTTCGCCATCAAATTGAAAGGAGTTAACTGCACGCAGCTGATTGAGGACTAGTACTGCATAATTGAGGGCCTGAATATGATTGCTACTGTATTACCTTATTTAGGTCAAGTGATGATGTGGCGTAACAGTTGTCCTGCATTAATAGCAATGATTTTTCTGTCGATTAGTTACAGCAATTCTTCACATTCTTTCTTTGACTTATTTAATGAAAATAGGCAGGGGCTTCGACTTCGGACTTTTCTAAAATAAACATAGGAATAAAGAAAtcatatttgatttttttttctttagcctACATTATATATGAGTACACATCACAAACACCTGCTTTCCTAAAAAGAAAAGATTGGCTAAAGAAATTGAATTCTCCAGGCATATAAATGTCCTATCCAGTTTCTATACAGTAAGAACTCTCCCATTTCGAACCATTTTCTGATAATCAGGGGCGAAGGTACGGTGTATATAGAGGTGCACATGCACCCACCAGAAAATGAAAAATTAGTGATTTGGATCAATTTTTCACCATATATGCACACCAAGTCCTAAGTTTATGCACCCACAAGGCAAATGCACCCCCACTAATTTTCTCTAGCTTCACCACCGCTGATAATACATATACATTA
This window contains:
- the LOC120688893 gene encoding probable histidine kinase 2, which encodes MGVAGAIAVACGAMAAVATAAAFLATLRALRRSAAREAALRASLVRHREALQQAERKSLNKTGAFAGASHDIRSALAAIAGLVDVSRAEARAHPQITRNLDQMDACTKKLLGILNSILDTSKVESGKMQLDEVEFNLADVLEESMDMINIVGISKGLEVVWDPCDCDLSILKCGNVTGDCRRLKQILDNILGNSVKFTQEGHVILRAWANRPITRSPVSVPSRFGCSRTGANFLCLFKTRERDADCHSFSLVQNDPNSIELYFEVDDTGIGIPKEKRELVFEDYVQVKEGQGGTGLGLGIVQSFVRLMGGEISIKDKEPGETGTCVGFNVFMKMGGIHEQHDIEEGSSIPSTETSESRIRASAFREASSFDGVHCVLLVHGDETRRILRSWMENLGIQVCLVPQLEFLASAVDNLCRVNTSPARTSSDSFECRTDYCFRPRDTVTQILPISLNNSNSIQRGTFGGVLVVIDAHYGKLEDMCPGMNFVETKNRIPCKVVCLADANTSSSDLRRFRHSSCCDLVLQKPIHGSRLQALLKTLRDLRMPHAQHPPHASPDGNTGTSTPGRGSSGAAGASAMAAHSGPESEPRAEDDKPLTGTRVLLVEDTLTLQTIGKKILHQLGATVEVEEDGAKAVSMFGAALEQAAAGPETDPAPTPYDVILMDCQMPVMDGYEATGRIREAESRRGIRTPIIALTAHAVEEEARRTILAGMDLHLTKPMERRIIAEAIRRVRGGQG